A stretch of DNA from Synechococcus sp. JA-3-3Ab:
CGCTTTGGCCACGTGCAACGGCTGCGCTTTTACGAGCCTCACGAGCTGGTGCAGATCGTGCTGCGCACAGCTCGCCTCTTAAATGTCTCCACCGATCCAGAAGGGGCTGCAGAGATCGCCCGCCGTTCTCGGGGCACGCCCCGCATTGCCAACCGCCTGTTCAAGCGGGTGCGAGATTACGCCCAGGTGCGAGGGGATGGCCACATTAGCCAAGAAGTGGCAGCAGCCGCTCTGGAGCTGTTCCAGGTGGATCCCATGGGTTTGGATTGGATCGATCGCAAGCTGCTGACGGTGCTGGTGGAGCAGTTCGGTGGAGGGCCAGTGGGCTTGGAGACGATGGCCGCGGTGACGGGTGAGGATCCCCAGACAATTGAGGAGGTGTACGAGCCCTACCTGCTGCAGATTGGCTACCTGCAGCGCACGCCCCGGGGTCGAGTGGTTACCCCTGCTGCGCTACGGCATCTGGGCTATGAAGCCCAGTCTCCTCTGCCTTTGTGGAGCTAATTTGTTTTTTCCCTCTCCCACAAAAGGAGAGAAGGGGTTGAGAGCATGCCTCTAACCCCCAAAACCCTGAACTTTGCTGAATTTACTGAGCTTTAGGCGGTTTGGCAAAAGTCATTGAGAGGGATATAGTAGACCAAGTTTCCCCCTGATCCTTGAGTCCACCGCAACGGTTGCCGGGAAGTGAAGGGGGAAAGCGCTCGGGGGGTATTCCTCAGGGCTTTGCGGGATACCGCCTTCCTGCTCAGAGATAGGCAGGATGCGATCGCTTCTTTCCTGAACCATGTTCAGGAGAGTTCAGCGTGAATGTATCAGCTCCATATCTAGCTGCGGTCATTGCCCACAGGGCTGAAGCTGGGCACTACCAGCTCGTGGTTTTGCTTGGTAAGGCGACCGTACAGCTCCTGCGTGTTGGGGAAGTTGGCCGCCGGCAGGGTGGGGAAGCGGCGATAGGGCACCGTGTCCTCGCCGAAGAGATCGCGATACTCCTGGGTGTTCAGCAGGGCGCGCACAAAGGCTTTCACCCCCTGGGTGGCCAAGATCTGGTTGTACTTGCGGATCTCCTGCTGGTTGAGAGGAGCACGGCCCAGGAAGTGCTTGGTGCCCAGCTCGATCACCTTGGTGTTGGGATAGGGGGCATAGAACTCGGAGCGGTACAGCTCGGAACACCCCAGGGCCTCGATGAACTCCTTGACGGTGATCTCGCCGTTGCGCAGCTTGGACTCGGCAGAACTGAGCTCGGCGCTGATGTTGTAGATGTCCATATCCCGCTCGAAGACCTGCCGGTAGGCGGCGCGGATGAGGTTGTTGACTTCCGCTTTGTTGGCCAGGCTGGTGAGCTTGAAGACAGGGATCTCTTGGCGTACCTTGGGCACCCCCTGCTGGGCCCGCCGCTGGATTTCCAGCTCGCCGGAAGGCATATCCCGAGGCTGACCCAACTTGACAAACAGCGGAATGTCCTCGTCGGTGCGAATGGGCTTGGTTGCAACAGCCATGTCGGTGGAGCCGGGGCGCATCCGCCGCAGCGCCAGGCCGCCGGGGGTGAGGTAGCGCTCATAGGGCACGATATCTTCCCCGAAGACCTGCTGGTACTCCTCGCTGTCGAGGATGGCGTCCACGACGGCGTAGAACCCTTGCTTGGAGGCGATGTCAAATAGGCGGTTCATCTCCTGGCGCCCGTAGGTGGGTCGGCCCAGCAGCTTGCGGTGGATAAACTCGATGGCTTTGCAGACATACAAGCTGGACCAGTACTTGTTGCGGAAGAGATCCGACTTGGCCAGTTGGCGAATAAACTCTTTGACAGGAATTTCCCCCGACTCCAGCTTGATCTCCCAACGGGTTAGCCGTTGGCCTTCGTAGGGCATGTAACCGTACACCTGCTGGTAGCAGGCGCGGATCACCGCTTGCGTCGAGACTTCGCTGCCAACAATCCCCGCCCGCACCCCTAGCCGCCGGCTGCGATCGCCAGGGGTTTGGGTGAGCTTGAAGACTTTGGGACCAAGGCTACCGGGATCCCCCACTGCCTTGGGATTGGTGCGGGCGTTGGTGAGGGCAAAGCCGCGCCGGATGAGGATGCGCTTGACATCCTTGTTGAAGGGGGCGGGGCGGGCGCTGAGGGAACGGGTTTCCTTGGGGAAGATGGCCCCAAATTGGATCTCCAGCGGGTCGTTGCCGGAGCCATAGGCATGCTGATCCGGCAGAGGCCGGTTGTAGCGGGCAAAGAGGGTAATGAACTGGGGCACCTTGCGGCGCGGGGCAGCGTAGGTGTAGAGGTCGAACTTGGCTCCCCAGTTGGCGCTGGTTTGGGCTTCTATCCCCAGCTTGCGCAGGTAGGGCACCGTCTCCTCGCCGAAGTAGTCCCCGTACTCGCGGCTGTCCACCAGGGCGTCCACCAGGCCGGCCAGGCCCTTGCTGGAGACGATGGAGAAGTAGGTCTGCACTTCCTCGCGGGTTTCAGGGGCCCGGCCCAGGAAGTGGCGGAAGGCCAGCTCGACAACGCGGCTGTTAATGTAAGGCTCGTAAAACTGCTTGCGGTAGAGCTCCGATTTGCCCAGGCGGCGAATGAACTCCTTCATGGAGATCTCGCCGTTTTTCACCTTCGACTCCAGGTTGGAAAGCTTGAGGCCGTAGGCGCGGCGGATGTCCCGCTCAAACACCTGCCGGTAGGCGGCCTTGATGACTTCTTCCTTCTCGGCGTTGGACAGCCCCGGCTTCATGGCAAAAACGGGAACTTTCTCGGCAGCCAAGTTGTAAACCTGGGGTAGCTGCAGCCCCTGCAGGGGCAGGCCGTCGGCGGTGCTGGCATTGCGCTGCCGCAGCTTGTCGGAAGGGGCGGGGGCGATGAACTCGCTCAGCAAAACATCGAAATATTGGTTGATGATGGCAACTGCTTCGGCATCTTTGCGGAAGTAGCCAGCCGCCGCCCGTTTCATCTCTTGAATGGCGACAATGGTGGCCTCGGCGGAGCAGGCGTTTTCGATGATCTCCCGCAGGCCGCGGGTGTTGACGGCGATGATACTGGGATCCCCGGCCACCAAAGCGTAGGTGACGTAGCGCAAAAACCAGCTCAGATCCCGCAGCGATTTGCGCATGTTGGCAGCCCCGTAGCGGGAGATGTTGATGGGGCGGAAATTGGGGGGAATCTCCACACCGCTGGCGCTAAAGATGTTGCGGATGGCCTCAATGAATCCGCCGGTGGATTCCACGTAGAAGGCAGTACCCAGCTTGAAGGCTTCTTTCTCGTCTTGGGTCGCTTCTGGCCGCTCCAGATAGGCCATGGGCGAGCCCCCTGTGAAGATGCGGTTGGCTGCCCGGCTGACGATGATTTCCGAATTGGCCGCAATGACCTCGGCAATCTCTAGCCGTTTCAGGCCGCTGGAGAAAAAGTCCTCGAGGCGATCCAGCTCGGTGCGTCCCAGATAGCGATCCTGCTGTTCCGCCTGGGAGATGGTCGATACAGGCACGGTTTGGTAGAGACGGGGGTTGGAAACGACTGCGCCAGCGGATACGTTGATACCCATCGATCTCTTAAACTCCGTTTTGATCGAAAAAACTGCCGACAAAGGCCGAGGACAGTGCCATCGAAGGGGATGAAGAGGCTGACCCGCGACCGGACAAGTATCCCTCTTTGAGCTGAGAAGGATCGCTGTCCGATCCCTGAATGGGAGGCCAAGCCTAGAATACTAGGGGCATGGGCCCAGAGGGGGAGGATTGTTGCAGTTTGTAACACTGTTTCTCATCCACAAAGACATGGCTCCCAACCCAGCTCTACCCCCCCATCTGTTGTCTTCTGCTTTTCTCCTTGAGGATTGGGAGCAGGGGCATTACGAGCACGTCATTCAGGTCTTGCAGCAGGGGCTCGAGCAGGGATCCCTGTCTCCAGAGCTGTATTGGGATCTGGGATCTGCCTATCTCCTGCTGGGTCGGGAACTGGAGGGGCAGCTTGCGTGGCAAGAGGGCTTGGCAATGCTGCATGCAGAGGGCGTGGCCGAATCCGAGGCCGCTTACCACCTGCTGAGGGGCTTGCAGGCTTTGGCGGAAAGGCTGTGGGAGAAGGGCCATTGGCCGCAGGCAGCAGCTCTGTATCGCCAGCTTCTGGAGGTGGGGGATGGGCTTTCTGGGCTGGAGCCGTCTTCTGGCCAGGCTTTGGCTGCCCACCGCATTGGCCTGACCCAAGAGCGGAGCCGGCTGTGGAGCTCGGCAGCGGAGTGGTTTGAGCGGGCTTGCCAACGGGATCCGGCGGCAGCAGAGAGTTTTTGGCGCTGGGGCTTGGCCCTGATGAAGCTGGGCCGTTTGCGAGAGGCGATTTCCCCTCTACAGGAGGCTGCGCGGCTGCGCCCTGAGTGGGGGGATCCCTGGGTACAGATGGGCTTGGCGTGGCTGGATCTGCGGGATCCAGTTCAGGCTGTGCGGTGTTTCCAGGCGGCTGAGGCGCGGGGCACCGGGACGGCGCAACTCTACAGCTACTGGGCGGAAGCGGAAGTGCGGTTGGCTCACCCTGAGGCCGCTTGGGAGAAGGTTTGCCGAGCGGTGGCAGCGGAACGGAATTGGGTGCAGGCGTGGTGCGAGGGCAGCGGCGGGGAAAGCCCTCTGCGATCTGGACTGGAGCAGGCATGCAGGGGAGAGGGATCTGCGAGGATCCCCGATTTCCTGTATTCGGCTTGGCGGCAGCGTTGGGCTCCAGAAGGCGTTGCCCCTCCAGCAGACTCCTTTTCCCAGAGCACTCCCCCTACAACCGACTTCTGGCCGGTGCCAACCCAAGGCTACCTCACCACCCGACAGTGGCATCAGGCCACGGGCGAAGGGGACTACCAACTGCTGGATCCAGGGGGGGTTCTCTGTCTAAAAGCGCCCCCTGCCGCTGATCCCGACATTTTGCAAAAGTTGCGCCCGCAGCGCATCCCCTTGGCAGAGACCTTTGTCGCCCAGATCCCCCGAGGATCCGTCCACGTGGGCCACTATCCCCGCCACCTCTACGCCAGCTTCGCCAGTGGGGTGCTCACCCGCCGGGGAGAATTGCTCGCCGATCTGTCCCTGAGCTTGCCGCCGCCGGAGTTCCTCGACTGGGACTACAGGCCAGATCACCTGCAGCACCACCCCCTGCTGGGCTTGCCCCATCTCCCCCCACCGATCCCACTGGATGGCCCCGTTGCCCTTTTGCCCTTGGGGGCAGTTAATTACTTTCACTGGATGGTGGATATTCTGCCGGCCCTCGATATCCTGCAGCGGTCGGGCGCCCTGGAAAAGGACATCCCCATCTTGATCCACGGGTATCAGGGAAAACCCTTCCAGGTGCAGAGCTTGGCTGCTTTGGGGATCCCAGTCGAGCGCATCCTCAGCTTTGAGCAGTTGGGGGGATCCCATCTGCAAGCCCAGAACCTGATCGTGCCCTCAGCAGGCGCTCCGGTGGGGTGCTTGACGCCTAGGGGATTGGAGGTGCTGCGGCAACTGGCCCAGCCGAGTTTCTCCATTGACCCCTTACAACCGCGGCGAATTTACATCAGCCGTCGGTCTGCCCGCTGGCGGCGGGTGATCAACGAAGCGGAGGTGCTGGCCTGTTTGCACCCTTGGGGATTTGTACCGGTGCAGATGGAAACCCTCTCTCTTCAAGAGCAAATAGCCCTGATGCAGGGGGCAGAGGCGGTGATCGGGATCCACGGGGCGGGCCTAACCAACCTCGCCTTTTGTCAACCCGGCACCACCGTCATCGAGATCTTGCCCAGCAATGCAGTGCTTCCCTATTTTTGGAGTATTGCTCAGGTGGCAGGGTTAAGGTATTTCCCCTTGGTGGCGCCTGTTTGCGATCCGGCTTTGGTGGCTCTTCTTTCCAGCCCCGATTTGGATCGAGAAGATGCCTGGGTTCGGATCCCGGACTTGCTGAATGTGCTGGAACAGACAGGGATCAAGGGATGATGGGATCGGAGGGACTCGAACCCTCACGTTCTTGAGGAACAACGGATTTTAAGTCCGTAGCGTCTACCATTCCGCCACGATCCCAATCTGTCGGCAATAGCCGTACTACTCTACCAAACTGCTTGCCTTGGGGGGGCAAGTCTTTAAGTTGGTTCACCCAGCCCTGCAGTGGAGGGTATGAAGTAGGGGATTGCTGCCCCTGCTGATGGGATCCCTGCTGTGCCCGCTGGCTTGAAGCTCCTACAACTTCTCTTTCAAAAAAACGTTGGCCACCCAGATCCCCACCACCGCCAAGGCGGCCATCCCATAAAAGGTATAGCTATAGCTGCCCAGCCTATCGCGAATTTGCCCCGCGATCATCGTTCCCACCAAGGCCCCAACTCCATAGGCGGTAAACACAATGCCGTAGTTCTGGGCGTAGCGTTCGGGATCAAACAAGCGCAGGGTCAGGGCGGGAGCCATGGCCAGCCACCCCCCCAGGCAAAACCAAAGCAAGGAAAAGGCTACCCAATAGCCCAGAAGGGATCCCTGGGGAGGCAGGAGCATTAGCCCACAGGCCAGCAGGATCAGCCCATAGGAGCCCGTAGTGACCTGATGGGGATGTAAGCGATCGGCCAACCAGCCAAACAGAGGACGGCTGATCCCGTTGAAAATGGCGAAGAGAGCCACGCTGTTGGCAGCCGCAGTGGGATCCAGGCCGATCAGCTCTTCCCCCACAGGACCAGAAATCCCAATGGCGCTTAAACCGATCAGAGTGCCGATGGCATAGCAGATCCACAGGCCATAGAAGGAGGGGTTCCTCAGCAGAGGGAGAGAGCGCCGAGAAGTCAACGGAGAGCGATCTGGGCCATTCGTGGATTTTCTTGGAAAAGGTGAGGAAAGGATCCAATCGGGAGGAGGAAATCTCAGTTGGGTTGCGATCCCCAGGATCACTGCCGCGAAGAGGATCCCCAAAATCAGCAGCGTAGGTCGAACCCCCAGCGCCTCGATCAAGCGGTTGGCTAGAGGAGCGGTAAGCAGGGGGGATAGGCCAAAGCCGACAATGGTGGATCCCACCGCCAATCCCTTGCGATCCGGGAACCAACGGGCTGCCACGGCCATTGGCACTCCATAGGCTATTCCCACACCGCTGCCGGCAATCACCCCATAGCAGAGGGTGATCCACCCAATAGAAGGGGCGAAGCTGGCCAGCCCATAGCCCAAACCCACCAAGCTGCCCCCCAGAGCCAGTACTCGGCGGGATCCCCAGCGGGGGATGACAAACCCTGTGATGGGCATGAGGGTAGCGTAAAACACGAGGGCAACGGTGTAGGGCAGCAGGCTCTCACTGGCCCCAATCCCCAGCTCTGTTTCCAGGGGCTTGCGGAAAATGCTCCAGGAATAGACGGTTCCCAGGCAAAGAAGAACCAGGAGCCCCTGGAGGATAAAAAGCCATCTCCCCATATGGGCCGGTTGTCCATACAAAGTAACGGGGAATCCAACCCTTTTCATGGGTATCTAGAGCTTGTTGGAGCTGAGTTCA
This window harbors:
- a CDS encoding phycobilisome rod-core linker polypeptide, which codes for MGINVSAGAVVSNPRLYQTVPVSTISQAEQQDRYLGRTELDRLEDFFSSGLKRLEIAEVIAANSEIIVSRAANRIFTGGSPMAYLERPEATQDEKEAFKLGTAFYVESTGGFIEAIRNIFSASGVEIPPNFRPINISRYGAANMRKSLRDLSWFLRYVTYALVAGDPSIIAVNTRGLREIIENACSAEATIVAIQEMKRAAAGYFRKDAEAVAIINQYFDVLLSEFIAPAPSDKLRQRNASTADGLPLQGLQLPQVYNLAAEKVPVFAMKPGLSNAEKEEVIKAAYRQVFERDIRRAYGLKLSNLESKVKNGEISMKEFIRRLGKSELYRKQFYEPYINSRVVELAFRHFLGRAPETREEVQTYFSIVSSKGLAGLVDALVDSREYGDYFGEETVPYLRKLGIEAQTSANWGAKFDLYTYAAPRRKVPQFITLFARYNRPLPDQHAYGSGNDPLEIQFGAIFPKETRSLSARPAPFNKDVKRILIRRGFALTNARTNPKAVGDPGSLGPKVFKLTQTPGDRSRRLGVRAGIVGSEVSTQAVIRACYQQVYGYMPYEGQRLTRWEIKLESGEIPVKEFIRQLAKSDLFRNKYWSSLYVCKAIEFIHRKLLGRPTYGRQEMNRLFDIASKQGFYAVVDAILDSEEYQQVFGEDIVPYERYLTPGGLALRRMRPGSTDMAVATKPIRTDEDIPLFVKLGQPRDMPSGELEIQRRAQQGVPKVRQEIPVFKLTSLANKAEVNNLIRAAYRQVFERDMDIYNISAELSSAESKLRNGEITVKEFIEALGCSELYRSEFYAPYPNTKVIELGTKHFLGRAPLNQQEIRKYNQILATQGVKAFVRALLNTQEYRDLFGEDTVPYRRFPTLPAANFPNTQELYGRLTKQNHELVVPSFSPVGNDRS
- a CDS encoding glycosyltransferase 61 family protein translates to MQFVTLFLIHKDMAPNPALPPHLLSSAFLLEDWEQGHYEHVIQVLQQGLEQGSLSPELYWDLGSAYLLLGRELEGQLAWQEGLAMLHAEGVAESEAAYHLLRGLQALAERLWEKGHWPQAAALYRQLLEVGDGLSGLEPSSGQALAAHRIGLTQERSRLWSSAAEWFERACQRDPAAAESFWRWGLALMKLGRLREAISPLQEAARLRPEWGDPWVQMGLAWLDLRDPVQAVRCFQAAEARGTGTAQLYSYWAEAEVRLAHPEAAWEKVCRAVAAERNWVQAWCEGSGGESPLRSGLEQACRGEGSARIPDFLYSAWRQRWAPEGVAPPADSFSQSTPPTTDFWPVPTQGYLTTRQWHQATGEGDYQLLDPGGVLCLKAPPAADPDILQKLRPQRIPLAETFVAQIPRGSVHVGHYPRHLYASFASGVLTRRGELLADLSLSLPPPEFLDWDYRPDHLQHHPLLGLPHLPPPIPLDGPVALLPLGAVNYFHWMVDILPALDILQRSGALEKDIPILIHGYQGKPFQVQSLAALGIPVERILSFEQLGGSHLQAQNLIVPSAGAPVGCLTPRGLEVLRQLAQPSFSIDPLQPRRIYISRRSARWRRVINEAEVLACLHPWGFVPVQMETLSLQEQIALMQGAEAVIGIHGAGLTNLAFCQPGTTVIEILPSNAVLPYFWSIAQVAGLRYFPLVAPVCDPALVALLSSPDLDREDAWVRIPDLLNVLEQTGIKG
- a CDS encoding L-lactate MFS transporter; translated protein: MGRWLFILQGLLVLLCLGTVYSWSIFRKPLETELGIGASESLLPYTVALVFYATLMPITGFVIPRWGSRRVLALGGSLVGLGYGLASFAPSIGWITLCYGVIAGSGVGIAYGVPMAVAARWFPDRKGLAVGSTIVGFGLSPLLTAPLANRLIEALGVRPTLLILGILFAAVILGIATQLRFPPPDWILSSPFPRKSTNGPDRSPLTSRRSLPLLRNPSFYGLWICYAIGTLIGLSAIGISGPVGEELIGLDPTAAANSVALFAIFNGISRPLFGWLADRLHPHQVTTGSYGLILLACGLMLLPPQGSLLGYWVAFSLLWFCLGGWLAMAPALTLRLFDPERYAQNYGIVFTAYGVGALVGTMIAGQIRDRLGSYSYTFYGMAALAVVGIWVANVFLKEKL